One window from the genome of Populus alba chromosome 15, ASM523922v2, whole genome shotgun sequence encodes:
- the LOC118057421 gene encoding quinolinate synthase, chloroplastic isoform X1, which yields MDSSTTTTISSLKTTISPNPNPNRTKKTPTLHYKKTKLPSFSTFKSVKCIHSPPPNPKPSNSSPFICTAVTFSPSETTELVPSKLHHLITEFQSLSQPVDRVKRLLHYATFLSPLPDSFRVDSNRVMGCTAQVWLEAQLDQYGKMRFWADSDSEITRGFCACLIWVLDGAVPEEVLKVTTEDLTALNVGLPVGARSRVNTWHNVLVSMQKRARMLVAERDGKKDFDPFPSLVVSSDGIQAKGSYAEAQARYLFPDESKVQELVKELKEKKIGVVAHFYMDPEVQGVLTAAQKHWPHIHISDSLVMADSAVKMAEAGCKFITVLGVDFMSENVRAILDQAGFGEVGVYRMSNERIGCSLADAASTPAYMSYLGAASGSPPSLHVIYINTSLETKAYAHELVPTITCTSSNVVQTILQAFAQIPDLNIWYGPDSYMGANIAKLFQQMTMMSDEEIAEIHPAHNGDSIRSLLPRLHYYQDGTCIVHHLFGHEVVEKINDMYCDAFLTAHLEVPGEMFSLAMEAKRRGMGVVGSTQNILDFIKQRVQEALDRDVNDHLRFVLGTESGMVTSIVAAVRHLLGSTKSSEKAKVNVEIVFPVSSDAITRTSTNSTSGLNSVKVGDIILPVIPGAASGEGCSIHGGCASCPYMKMNSLNSLLKVCRHLPGEKNKVAAYEAARFKLRTPNGKSIADVGCEPILHMRHFQATKELPDKLVYQALYPDSNGRSIS from the exons ATGGACTCCTCCACGACAACAACAATCTCCTCCCTAAAAACAACCATCTCTCCCAACCCCAACCCTAACCGCACCAAGAAAACTCCTACTCTTCATTACAAGAAAACCAAACTCCCTTCTTTCTCCACCTTCAAATCTGTTAAATGCATCCACTCACCTCCTCCAAATCCAAAACCCTCAAATTCCTCACCTTTCATCTGCACAGCAGTCACCTTCTCTCCCTCAGAGACAACTGAGCTTGTCCCAAGTAAGCTTCACCATTTAATCACCGAATTCCAGTCCCTCTCTCAACCAGTCGACCGTGTTAAACGCCTCCTCCACTATGCAACCTTCCTCTCTCCACTACCAGACTCTTTTCGGGTTGATTCGAACCGGGTCATGGGCTGCACTGCCCAGGTCTGGTTGGAGGCACAGCTAGACCAATATGGGAAGATGAGGTTTTGGGCAGATAGTGATTCAGAGATTACAAGAGGGTTTTGTGCTTGTTTAATTTGGGTGCTTGATGGGGCGGTGCCAGAGGAGGTTTTGAAGGTGACAACAGAGGATTTGACAGCTTTGAACGTTGGGTTGCCTGTTGGAGCGAGGTCGAGAGTGAATACTTGGCATAATGTTTTGGTTAGCATGCAAAAGAGAGCGAGGATGTTAGTGGCTGAAAGAGATGGGAAGAAGGATTTCGATCCGTTTCCATCTTTGGTTGTTAGTTCAGATGGGATTCAGGCGAAGGGGAGTTATGCTGAGGCCCAG GCAAGATATTTGTTCCCAGATGAGTCTAAGGTTCAAGAGCTTGTCAAGGAgctgaaggagaagaaaattggTGTTGTTGCTCATTTTTACATGGATCCTGAAGTTCAAGGTGTCTTGACTGCTGCACAGAAGCACTGGCCTCACATCCACATATCTGATTCATTGGTCATGGCAGATAGTGCTGTTAAGATGGCTGAAGCTGGATGCAAATTCATTACTGTTTTGGGTGTAGATTTTATGTCAGAAAATGTGCGTGCAATCCTTGATCAAGCTGGCTTTGGAGAG GTTGGCGTGTACAGGATGTCAAATGAGCGCATTGGTTGTTCTTTAGCAGATGCTGCGTCTACTCCTGCTTATATGAGTTATCTTGGGGCTGCCTCTGGGTCTCCTCCATCCTTACATGTTATCTACATTAACACTTCACTTGAGACGAAAGCTTATGCTCATGAGCTTGTGCCTACAATCACTTGTACTTCTTCAAATGTTGTGCAAACGATCCTTCAG GCTTTTGCTCAAATTCCAGATTTAAACATATGGTATGGGCCTGATTCATACATGGGTGCCAATATTGCAAAATTGTTCCAGCAGATGACAATGATGTCTGATGAAGAAATTGCCGAGATACATCCAGCACATAATGGAGATTCCATTAGATCACTGCTTCCTCGTTTACACTATTATCAG GATGGAACATGTATTGTTCATCATCTATTTGGACATGAAGTTGTGgagaaaataaatgacatgTACTGTGATGCTTTCTTAACTGCTCATCTTGAGGTCCCTGGAGAAATGTTTTCCCTGGCGATGGAAGCAAAGAGAAGAGGAATGGGAGTAGTGGGTTCCACtcaaaatatattagattttataaagcAGAGGGTACAAGAGGCTCTGGATAGAGATGTCAATGATCACCTCCGGTTTGTGTTAGGAACTGAATCAGGAATGGTTACTTCAATTGTTGCAGCAGTTCGTCATTTGTTAGGTTCTACAAAGTCTTCTGAGAAAGCAAAAGTGAATGTTGAAATTGTCTTTCCAGTCTCATCAGATGCAATAACAAGAACATCAACAAATTCGACCTCAGGCCTAAATTCAGTTAAAGTTGGTGACATCATATTGCCTGTTATACCTGGAGCTGCTAGTGGGGAGGGATGCTCTATTCATGGTGGCTGTGCATCCTGTCCATACATGAAG ATGAATTCTCTTAATTCACTTCTAAAAGTTTGCCGTCACCTGCCTGGCgagaaaaataaagttgcaGCATATGAAGCTGCACGATTTAAATTGCGAACTCCAAATGGAAAATCAATTGCAGATGTTGGTTGTGAACCGATATTGCACATGAGACACTTCCAG GCTACAAAGGAACTTCCAGATAAGCTTGTTTATCAGGCTCTCTATCCAGACAGCAATGGGAGGTCAATATCGTAA
- the LOC118057421 gene encoding quinolinate synthase, chloroplastic isoform X2, which translates to MDSSTTTTISSLKTTISPNPNPNRTKKTPTLHYKKTKLPSFSTFKSVKCIHSPPPNPKPSNSSPFICTAVTFSPSETTELVPSKLHHLITEFQSLSQPVDRVKRLLHYATFLSPLPDSFRVDSNRVMGCTAQVWLEAQLDQYGKMRFWADSDSEITRGFCACLIWVLDGAVPEEVLKVTTEDLTALNVGLPVGARSRVNTWHNVLVSMQKRARMLVAERDGKKDFDPFPSLVVSSDGIQAKGSYAEAQARYLFPDESKVQELVKELKEKKIGVVAHFYMDPEVQGVLTAAQKHWPHIHISDSLVMADSAVKMAEAGCKFITVLGVDFMSENVRAILDQAGFGEVGVYRMSNERIGCSLADAASTPAYMSYLGAASGSPPSLHVIYINTSLETKAYAHELVPTITCTSSNVVQTILQAFAQIPDLNIWYGPDSYMGANIAKLFQQMTMMSDEEIAEIHPAHNGDSIRSLLPRLHYYQDGTCIVHHLFGHEVVEKINDMYCDAFLTAHLEVPGEMFSLAMEAKRRGMGVVGSTQNILDFIKQRVQEALDRDVNDHLRFVLGTESGMVTSIVAAVRHLLGSTKSSEKAKVNVEIVFPVSSDAITRTSTNSTSGLNSVKVGDIILPVIPGAASGEGCSIHGGCASCPYMKLHALTILLQVIVYLKLLCCQGPHTNVLLTHLKCFLPCWKSGNIFVYPKLS; encoded by the exons ATGGACTCCTCCACGACAACAACAATCTCCTCCCTAAAAACAACCATCTCTCCCAACCCCAACCCTAACCGCACCAAGAAAACTCCTACTCTTCATTACAAGAAAACCAAACTCCCTTCTTTCTCCACCTTCAAATCTGTTAAATGCATCCACTCACCTCCTCCAAATCCAAAACCCTCAAATTCCTCACCTTTCATCTGCACAGCAGTCACCTTCTCTCCCTCAGAGACAACTGAGCTTGTCCCAAGTAAGCTTCACCATTTAATCACCGAATTCCAGTCCCTCTCTCAACCAGTCGACCGTGTTAAACGCCTCCTCCACTATGCAACCTTCCTCTCTCCACTACCAGACTCTTTTCGGGTTGATTCGAACCGGGTCATGGGCTGCACTGCCCAGGTCTGGTTGGAGGCACAGCTAGACCAATATGGGAAGATGAGGTTTTGGGCAGATAGTGATTCAGAGATTACAAGAGGGTTTTGTGCTTGTTTAATTTGGGTGCTTGATGGGGCGGTGCCAGAGGAGGTTTTGAAGGTGACAACAGAGGATTTGACAGCTTTGAACGTTGGGTTGCCTGTTGGAGCGAGGTCGAGAGTGAATACTTGGCATAATGTTTTGGTTAGCATGCAAAAGAGAGCGAGGATGTTAGTGGCTGAAAGAGATGGGAAGAAGGATTTCGATCCGTTTCCATCTTTGGTTGTTAGTTCAGATGGGATTCAGGCGAAGGGGAGTTATGCTGAGGCCCAG GCAAGATATTTGTTCCCAGATGAGTCTAAGGTTCAAGAGCTTGTCAAGGAgctgaaggagaagaaaattggTGTTGTTGCTCATTTTTACATGGATCCTGAAGTTCAAGGTGTCTTGACTGCTGCACAGAAGCACTGGCCTCACATCCACATATCTGATTCATTGGTCATGGCAGATAGTGCTGTTAAGATGGCTGAAGCTGGATGCAAATTCATTACTGTTTTGGGTGTAGATTTTATGTCAGAAAATGTGCGTGCAATCCTTGATCAAGCTGGCTTTGGAGAG GTTGGCGTGTACAGGATGTCAAATGAGCGCATTGGTTGTTCTTTAGCAGATGCTGCGTCTACTCCTGCTTATATGAGTTATCTTGGGGCTGCCTCTGGGTCTCCTCCATCCTTACATGTTATCTACATTAACACTTCACTTGAGACGAAAGCTTATGCTCATGAGCTTGTGCCTACAATCACTTGTACTTCTTCAAATGTTGTGCAAACGATCCTTCAG GCTTTTGCTCAAATTCCAGATTTAAACATATGGTATGGGCCTGATTCATACATGGGTGCCAATATTGCAAAATTGTTCCAGCAGATGACAATGATGTCTGATGAAGAAATTGCCGAGATACATCCAGCACATAATGGAGATTCCATTAGATCACTGCTTCCTCGTTTACACTATTATCAG GATGGAACATGTATTGTTCATCATCTATTTGGACATGAAGTTGTGgagaaaataaatgacatgTACTGTGATGCTTTCTTAACTGCTCATCTTGAGGTCCCTGGAGAAATGTTTTCCCTGGCGATGGAAGCAAAGAGAAGAGGAATGGGAGTAGTGGGTTCCACtcaaaatatattagattttataaagcAGAGGGTACAAGAGGCTCTGGATAGAGATGTCAATGATCACCTCCGGTTTGTGTTAGGAACTGAATCAGGAATGGTTACTTCAATTGTTGCAGCAGTTCGTCATTTGTTAGGTTCTACAAAGTCTTCTGAGAAAGCAAAAGTGAATGTTGAAATTGTCTTTCCAGTCTCATCAGATGCAATAACAAGAACATCAACAAATTCGACCTCAGGCCTAAATTCAGTTAAAGTTGGTGACATCATATTGCCTGTTATACCTGGAGCTGCTAGTGGGGAGGGATGCTCTATTCATGGTGGCTGTGCATCCTGTCCATACATGAAG TTACATGCACTCACAATACTATTGCAGGTAATTGTATATCTTAAACTACTCTGTTGTCAAGGTCCCCATACCAATGTGCTACTCACACATCTGAAATGCTTCCTTCCATGCTGGAAGTCAGGAAATATCTTTGTTTATCCCAAATTATCCTAG